The following are encoded in a window of Panicum virgatum strain AP13 chromosome 5N, P.virgatum_v5, whole genome shotgun sequence genomic DNA:
- the LOC120673903 gene encoding uncharacterized protein LOC120673903, with protein sequence MDPPGGDDKYWKLSKKGRSRSGRPHAMDAAGTSTMLSRSYSASVSSTRTATTSSSSSSSSSSSCPQAQAQQQQQGAGQQSSRLSKKKCVEAVKEHRARFYIVRRCVSMLVCWRDH encoded by the coding sequence atggaTCCGCCCGGCGGGGACGACAAGTACTGGAAGCTGTCCAAGAAGGGGCGGAGCAGATCCGGCAGGCCGCACGCCATGGATGCCGCCGGCACCAGCACCATGCTCAGCCGGAGCTACTCGGCCAGCGTGAGCAGCACCAGGActgccaccaccagcagcagctcgtcctcttcctcttcttcttcttgtccacAAGCACAAGCACAACAACAGCAGCAAGGAGCTGGGCAGCAGTCGTCGCGGCTGTCCAAGAAGAAGTGCGTGGAGGCGGTCAAGGAGCACCGGGCGCGCTTCTACATCGTCCGCCGATGCGTCTCCATGCTCGTCTGCTGGCGCGACCACTAG
- the LOC120673902 gene encoding transcription factor PCL1-like encodes MGEEAADDYDLDLDLLGGADDERVMEWETGLPGGEELTPLSQPLVPPGLAAAFRIPPEPGRTLLDVHRASAATVSRLRRASSGSSFQPFVGGGGGGGEGAAVAAADAINNSSKRPRLVWTPQLHKRFVDVVAHLGIKKAVPKTIMQLMNVEGLTRENVASHLQKYRLYVKRMQGLSNEGPSASDHIFASTPVPHSLVHEPQPHQVPAPPPMYQYHHSMPVPLGMVPSNKSGGSGYAYGYGYHHHQQQASHSQSHHHYRAGDN; translated from the coding sequence atgggcgaggaggcggcggacgaCTACGACCTGGACCTGGACCTGCTGGGCGGCGCCGATGACGAGCGGGTGATGGAGTGGGAGACTGgcctccccggcggcgaggagctgaCCCCGCTTTCGCAGCCGCTGGTCCCGCCGGGGCTGGCCGCCGCCTTCCGCATCCCGCCGGAGCCCGGGCGGACGCTGCTTGACGTGCACCGCGCGTCGGCGGCCACGGTGTCGCGGCTGCGGCGCGCGTCGTCGGGGTCGTCGTTCCAGCCCTTcgtaggaggaggtggaggtggaggagaagGAGCAGCGGTGGCAGCAGCAGACGCAATCAACAACTCGTCGAAGCGGCCCCGGCTGGTGTGGACGCCGCAGCTGCACAAGCGGTTCGTGGACGTGGTGGCGCACCTGGGGATCAAGAAGGCGGTGCCCAAGACGATCATGCAGCTGATGAACGTGGAAGGGCTGACGCGGGAGAACGTGGCGAGCCACCTGCAGAAGTACCGGCTGTACGTGAAGCGGATGCAGGGGCTCTCCAACGAGGGGCCCTCCGCCTCCGACCACATCTTCGCCTCCACGCCCGTGCCGCACAGCCTCGTCCACGAGCCGCAGCCGCACCaggtgccggcgccgccgcccatgtaCCAGTACCACCACTCCATGCCCGTCCCCTTGGGCATGGTGCCCAGCAAcaagagcggcggcagcggatacgcatacggatacggataccaccaccaccagcagcaggctTCCCATTCCCAGTCCCACCACCACTACCGCGCCGGCGACAATTGA
- the LOC120673901 gene encoding uncharacterized protein LOC120673901 codes for MACCASPHALLYLYRSSSRLSVSSLRLIYPSAAAAAAVAVAAAPAPPPRLSSRTLGASPDPPPPLADDRDDAIGFQIQVSSVVGKRNRRLVRARVRVDAPLEAVWATLTDYEGLADFIPGLSECRLLDQAHGFARIYQVGEQDLALGFKFNAKGTIDCYEGDMEFLPAADGEAQALGARRREIAFTMIDGDFKLFQGKWSVVQEQHHQGPPADSDSDSDSDSSYHYHTTLSYLVELEPKLWVPVSLLEGRICTEIKNNLVSIREQAQQHHEFSRATVFLSNFSPATSHIILFFSHTIPTSS; via the exons atggcgtgctGCGCCTCCCCCCACGCCCTCTTGTACTTGtaccgcagcagcagccgcctcaGCGTCAGCAGCCTCCGCCTCATCTACccctcggcagcagcagcagcagcagtagctgtTGCAGCAGCACCTGCCCCGCCGCCGAGGCTCTCCTCGCGAACCCTAGGCGCCTCgcccgatccgccgccgccgctcgccgacgACCGGGACGACGCCATCGGCTTCCAGATCCAGGTGTCCAGCGTGGTGGGGAAGCGGAACCGGCGGCTGGTGCGAGCCAGGGTGCGCGTCGACGCGCCGCTGGAGGCCGTCTGGGCCACGCTCACCGACTACGAGGGCCTCGCCGACTTCATCCCCGGTCTCTCCGAGTGCCGCCTGCTTGACCAAGCCCACGGCTTCGCGCGCATCTACCAG GTCGGGGAGCAGGATCTGGCGCTTGGCTTCAAGTTCAACGCCAAGGGCACCATCGACTGCTACGAGGGGGACATGGAGTTCCtgcccgccgccgacggcgaggcTCAGGCTCTGGGCGCGCGCCGGAGGGAGATCGCCTTCACCATGATCGACGGCGATTTCAAGCTCTTCCAGGGGAAATGGTCCGTCGTCCAGGAACAACACCACCAGGGTCCACCAGCAGATTCGGATTCTGATTCTGATTCTGATTCTTCATACCACTACCACACCACACTGTCCTACCTGGTTGAGCTGGAGCCCAAGCTGTGGGTTCCGGTCAGCCTACTGGAAGGAAGGATCTGCACTGAGATCAAGAACAACCTTGTTTCCATCAGGGAACAAGCACAGCAGCACCACGAG TTCTCCCGTGCTACAGTGTTTCTTTCTAATTTTTCTCCGGCCACCAGCCACATAatattatttttctctcacactattccAACCTCCAGCTAG